In Leptospira stimsonii, a single window of DNA contains:
- a CDS encoding tetratricopeptide repeat protein produces MLIRKFRSTFLILSALLVFHSSFILAQPSQEYSSALKEFEGKNYEKCLEIIRSLHEKGTRSYESHYLAGHCHFAAGRTKSAGTHWSEALSIKPGDPAVSLDFARYLLNNGREDDGLEIIARAYELNPRNKDVRLLFGTALLYNGKAKDALSITEKLKAEDSNDYRPLVLEGQIYYYLGSIEKAEVSLKWANSLVPNNANVLNNLALVYEKASNQENKKGKFSNAKNYLNSAKEQIESALKIEPENVHFKGNLRRIEAKLNALSNS; encoded by the coding sequence ATGCTGATTCGAAAATTTCGTTCCACTTTTCTCATCCTAAGCGCCCTTTTAGTATTTCATTCTTCTTTCATATTAGCGCAACCCAGCCAAGAATATTCTTCCGCTCTGAAAGAATTCGAAGGGAAGAATTACGAAAAATGTCTGGAGATTATCCGTTCTCTTCATGAAAAGGGTACAAGATCCTACGAATCGCATTATCTCGCAGGTCATTGTCATTTCGCGGCGGGAAGAACGAAGTCCGCGGGCACTCATTGGTCCGAGGCGCTTTCTATCAAACCGGGAGACCCGGCCGTCAGTCTTGACTTTGCAAGATATCTTTTGAATAACGGTAGGGAAGACGACGGTCTTGAAATCATCGCCCGCGCTTACGAACTCAATCCTCGAAACAAAGACGTTCGACTTCTTTTTGGAACGGCGCTTTTATACAACGGAAAGGCAAAGGATGCACTGAGTATTACCGAAAAATTAAAGGCTGAAGATTCCAACGATTACCGTCCCCTTGTTTTGGAAGGTCAGATCTATTATTATCTCGGAAGTATCGAAAAAGCGGAAGTGAGTTTAAAGTGGGCAAATTCCCTCGTTCCGAATAACGCGAATGTTCTAAATAACCTCGCGCTCGTCTATGAAAAGGCATCCAACCAAGAAAACAAAAAGGGAAAATTTTCGAACGCAAAGAATTATCTCAATTCCGCGAAAGAACAAATCGAATCCGCTTTGAAGATCGAACCGGAAAATGTTCATTTCAAAGGTAACCTCAGAAGAATCGAAGCAAAACTCAATGCCCTCTCCAATAGTTGA
- a CDS encoding ATP-dependent Clp protease ATP-binding subunit — translation MLEFTKRAKRVINEIAQDEAKRLGSDYIGPEHILLGLLKEEDSVAIKILNNLNINLNELRKEVERRTREASGALLMDVAGGQDRYQKIIELSKEEAKRLKHNYVGTEHILLALLRDNNNIAGGALYSFSVNYNVIKSEILRLLGAPPTSSVGVSSAAQSGPQGTQPRQEKTKTPILDEFARDLTQLAKDKKLDPVVGRAIEIQRVIQILSRKTKNNPVLVGESGVGKTAIVEGLALAIVEKSVPDLLFEKRVLSLDLASLIAGTKYRGEFEERLKKIMKEITTSTNIIIFIDELHTLIGAGAAEGAVDAANILKPALARGELQCIGATTSAEYRKYIEKDSALERRFQVVKVAEPSVDDAIQILQGLKKAYEAHHKVRYSDKALEQSVKLSHRYINDRYLPDKAIDIIDEAGAKARLANCARPQSIKDLEEEIKSLATKKEELVRAQEYEKAAGVRDEVNRKKQAMEEKIRSWQEKMEDFAVNIEEDDILSVISLWTGIPLEKMEESESDKLLRLEDELKKRIVGQTDAIEKIAKAVRRARTGFKSERRPTGSFIFLGPTGVGKTELAKALANFLFGNDDAMLRVDMSEYMEPHAVSRLIGAPPGYVGYDDGGQLTEFVRKKPYSIILLDEIEKAHHDIFNILLQIMEEGNLTDTKGRKVNFRDTIIIMTSNIGAKEIQSGGRLGFEDRKDEAAKYKSDQTRDQLKKYFNPEFLNRVDEVIYFGSLTKENIMSIIDIMVIDTNKRFREKAIQVSITPAAKDHIMDIGYDEKFGARPLRRVFQRELEDHMAVQTLKGAYKEPTKIEIDFKEGKLDFVESPWTDYKPADAKAGGDDNSSGNPERSEEIALV, via the coding sequence ATGCTGGAATTTACAAAAAGAGCCAAAAGAGTCATCAACGAGATTGCTCAGGATGAGGCGAAGCGTCTTGGTAGCGATTATATCGGGCCGGAGCACATCCTTCTCGGTCTCCTCAAGGAAGAGGATTCGGTCGCTATCAAAATCCTGAACAACCTCAATATTAACCTCAACGAGTTGCGTAAAGAGGTAGAAAGAAGAACGCGTGAAGCATCCGGGGCCTTGCTCATGGACGTCGCAGGTGGTCAGGATCGATATCAAAAAATTATCGAACTCTCCAAAGAGGAAGCAAAACGTCTCAAACACAATTACGTAGGGACGGAGCACATCTTGCTCGCACTCTTGAGAGATAACAATAATATCGCTGGCGGTGCTCTTTATTCTTTCAGCGTAAATTACAATGTTATTAAGAGCGAAATTCTTCGTTTGCTCGGAGCTCCTCCTACGAGTTCCGTAGGAGTTAGCTCGGCCGCTCAATCCGGGCCGCAAGGAACACAACCGCGTCAGGAGAAAACAAAAACTCCGATCTTGGATGAATTCGCACGCGACCTCACTCAACTTGCAAAGGATAAGAAGTTGGATCCAGTTGTGGGAAGAGCGATTGAAATTCAAAGAGTCATTCAAATTCTATCTCGGAAAACAAAAAACAACCCGGTTCTTGTAGGAGAATCCGGCGTGGGTAAAACCGCAATCGTTGAAGGATTGGCCCTTGCGATCGTTGAAAAAAGTGTTCCGGATCTTTTATTCGAAAAAAGAGTTCTCTCTTTGGATCTTGCTTCCTTGATCGCAGGAACCAAATACAGAGGAGAATTTGAAGAACGTCTGAAAAAGATTATGAAGGAAATTACAACTTCTACAAACATCATCATCTTTATCGACGAGCTTCATACTTTGATCGGTGCCGGCGCGGCGGAAGGCGCCGTTGACGCCGCGAACATTCTCAAACCTGCATTAGCGAGAGGAGAACTCCAGTGCATCGGTGCGACTACGAGCGCGGAATATCGGAAATACATCGAAAAAGATTCTGCATTGGAAAGAAGATTCCAAGTCGTAAAAGTTGCGGAACCTTCCGTGGACGACGCGATTCAGATTCTCCAAGGTTTGAAAAAGGCTTACGAAGCTCACCACAAAGTGAGATATTCGGATAAGGCTCTGGAACAATCCGTAAAACTTTCCCACAGATATATCAACGATCGTTATCTACCAGATAAAGCGATCGATATCATCGACGAGGCCGGAGCAAAAGCCCGTTTGGCAAACTGCGCCCGTCCTCAATCGATCAAGGATCTGGAAGAGGAAATCAAATCTCTCGCGACCAAAAAAGAAGAATTGGTTCGTGCGCAAGAATACGAGAAAGCCGCCGGGGTTCGCGACGAAGTGAACCGCAAAAAACAGGCGATGGAAGAAAAGATTCGTTCTTGGCAAGAGAAGATGGAAGACTTTGCGGTCAACATCGAAGAAGACGATATTCTTTCCGTGATCTCGTTGTGGACCGGAATTCCATTGGAAAAAATGGAAGAATCCGAATCCGATAAACTTCTCAGACTCGAAGACGAGTTGAAGAAACGGATCGTTGGTCAAACCGACGCGATCGAGAAAATCGCGAAAGCCGTGCGTCGTGCGAGAACAGGATTCAAGAGCGAAAGACGTCCTACCGGATCTTTTATCTTCCTCGGACCGACGGGGGTTGGTAAGACCGAGCTCGCAAAAGCACTTGCGAACTTCCTCTTTGGAAACGACGACGCGATGCTTCGTGTGGATATGTCCGAGTATATGGAACCGCACGCGGTGAGCCGTTTGATCGGAGCTCCTCCCGGCTATGTTGGTTACGATGACGGAGGTCAGTTGACCGAGTTCGTCAGAAAGAAACCGTATTCCATCATTCTTCTGGATGAGATTGAAAAGGCTCACCACGACATTTTCAATATTCTTCTGCAGATCATGGAAGAAGGAAACTTGACCGATACGAAAGGACGAAAAGTCAATTTCAGAGATACGATTATCATCATGACTTCCAATATCGGAGCGAAAGAAATTCAATCCGGTGGACGACTTGGTTTCGAAGATCGTAAGGACGAAGCGGCAAAATATAAGTCCGATCAAACTCGCGATCAGTTGAAAAAATACTTCAACCCTGAGTTCTTAAACCGAGTGGACGAAGTCATTTACTTCGGATCTCTCACCAAAGAAAATATCATGTCCATCATCGATATTATGGTGATCGATACGAACAAAAGATTCCGCGAAAAGGCGATTCAAGTTTCGATTACTCCTGCGGCCAAAGATCATATCATGGATATCGGTTACGATGAGAAGTTCGGAGCCCGACCTCTTCGGAGAGTTTTCCAAAGAGAACTTGAAGATCATATGGCGGTTCAAACCCTCAAAGGCGCTTACAAGGAACCTACTAAAATCGAAATCGATTTCAAAGAAGGGAAACTTGATTTTGTGGAAAGTCCATGGACCGACTACAAACCGGCTGATGCGAAAGCCGGAGGAGACGACAATTCTTCCGGTAATCCCGAAAGGTCGGAAGAAATTGCCTTAGTCTAA
- the mtaB gene encoding tRNA (N(6)-L-threonylcarbamoyladenosine(37)-C(2))-methylthiotransferase MtaB produces MPSPIVEQTVLFNTLGCRLNFFESDGLFSSLTKHGYRSAEAEEHPEVVIINTCTVTNKADSRNRNTIRNAIKKFPGSQIWVTGCYAETDRESIEAIPGVAGVVGNTEKSKLPSMILEKKGLIGAEDMLGVAYDRFSYSDVLPNGHTRAYLKIQDGCNRKCSYCKIPQARGLGVSRKYEDVLDQVRFLQDHGVGEITLTGVNLGWYRDSENKKAFNRVLKDILSILEYSRLRISSIEPPDVGSELAELMSHPRFTPFLHIPLQSGSAEILKRMRRTYTPETFRKRVEIAKEKIPGLFLGTDVIVGFPGETEEMFHESVRMVKELGFAKIHAFPFSVRRNTLAETFTDSVSKEIKKERVHILNSLSRDLHKIYAIAETGKVREAILEQGGIAVTDNYLKVRISEEELKNLKTGQFLNVKLLEYKMEEDKEGTFSGKIFR; encoded by the coding sequence ATGCCCTCTCCAATAGTTGAACAAACCGTTCTTTTCAATACACTTGGATGCAGGCTGAATTTTTTTGAGTCCGATGGTCTGTTTTCGTCTCTCACAAAACACGGATATCGTTCCGCGGAAGCGGAGGAACATCCCGAAGTTGTCATCATCAATACATGTACGGTAACGAATAAAGCCGATTCTCGAAATCGGAATACGATTCGAAATGCGATCAAAAAATTTCCCGGTTCGCAGATTTGGGTTACAGGTTGTTATGCGGAAACGGATCGTGAGTCGATCGAGGCGATTCCAGGTGTGGCGGGTGTTGTCGGCAATACGGAAAAATCAAAACTTCCATCGATGATACTGGAAAAGAAGGGGCTCATAGGCGCGGAAGATATGCTTGGCGTCGCGTATGATCGCTTTTCTTATTCCGATGTTTTACCGAACGGACATACTCGTGCGTATTTGAAGATTCAAGACGGATGTAATCGAAAATGTTCTTATTGTAAGATTCCTCAAGCGCGCGGTTTGGGAGTCAGTCGGAAATACGAAGACGTTCTAGATCAGGTTCGATTCTTACAAGATCATGGGGTTGGAGAGATCACTCTTACGGGTGTGAACCTCGGTTGGTATCGGGATTCCGAAAATAAAAAGGCGTTCAATCGCGTTTTGAAAGATATCTTAAGTATATTAGAATATTCTAGACTTCGAATTTCCTCGATCGAACCGCCAGACGTGGGAAGCGAACTCGCAGAATTGATGTCTCATCCAAGGTTTACTCCCTTTCTTCACATTCCACTCCAAAGCGGAAGCGCTGAAATCTTGAAAAGGATGAGACGAACTTATACTCCGGAGACCTTCCGCAAAAGGGTGGAGATCGCAAAGGAAAAAATTCCCGGCCTCTTTTTAGGAACCGACGTGATCGTCGGTTTCCCCGGAGAAACGGAGGAGATGTTTCATGAAAGCGTAAGAATGGTTAAAGAACTAGGATTCGCGAAAATCCACGCCTTTCCGTTTTCCGTCCGGAGAAACACGTTAGCCGAAACTTTCACCGATTCCGTAAGTAAGGAAATCAAAAAAGAAAGGGTTCATATTCTGAATTCCCTTTCAAGAGACTTGCATAAGATTTACGCGATTGCTGAAACCGGAAAAGTTCGCGAGGCGATTCTCGAACAAGGTGGAATTGCTGTCACGGACAATTATCTCAAGGTGAGAATTTCCGAAGAAGAGTTAAAGAATTTGAAGACAGGTCAATTTTTAAATGTGAAACTTCTTGAATACAAAATGGAAGAAGACAAGGAAGGAACGTTCTCCGGTAAAATTTTTAGATAG
- a CDS encoding ATP-binding protein: MNLNPEIFICSIFLFLSSLLLWLSSTTYVNLEKRDRSATFTICILISASALFGFFSWIGEFGLLQVSEYPAVYFFPGIFGLILIPFGWFFIILWFVGFLKQKRIYRFIFQILILIQIFAYIFFIYWARRFDWNLSLFNFWNAVSFEFRLSYIIYILVCILIPIVALKSFRISKQILPEIARQKAVPYLSCISLLLFGVLILVFFLFLGKGLGISEDPVLEMQKRPVLFYGFLIGIQLFVTAAILVLGKALISYEVFTGRILPKMSLKQEWRNATLGFLGLSGIYTFLALLKIQKIELFLCISYVYIASRTYLLKRNKDLRLTENSILRSIMVPDEVSKIPTEEEGNIQIRFQKSFEILCSKILETSKAFFVNENRIPFIPDLFLQFPNQSDPTKNLEFKYSNIIFEKNDIAYLSDENIFGYVLCIKVENDHSGNGFLFLGQKVDGGLYAEEEIEIAKAAVAWMLNSLFVESNSQTLSSLQRKHMEEQKIADYRTRQILHDEILPDIHSSILELSQVSSIQVISEQIQLLTDLHKKVSGFLRELPDTSLEIQRLGLIDALVRLTGSEFETSWFEWEYDSILKENFPITKPEILEILFYACREAIRNAVRYSGEGNDKKVSVSFKKREGILIQIRNKILRKEASLLESAGQGLRIHSALLKVFGGYLTLELLNTTDAVVEIFLPFQK, encoded by the coding sequence TTGAATCTTAACCCTGAAATTTTTATCTGTTCCATTTTCCTCTTTCTCTCTTCTCTTTTACTTTGGCTTTCATCTACGACCTATGTAAATTTGGAAAAAAGGGACCGATCGGCGACCTTCACAATTTGTATTTTGATTTCCGCTTCGGCTCTATTCGGATTTTTTTCATGGATTGGAGAATTCGGTTTATTACAAGTTTCCGAATATCCTGCCGTTTACTTTTTTCCGGGAATCTTCGGCTTGATTCTCATTCCTTTCGGATGGTTTTTTATCATTCTCTGGTTCGTAGGTTTTCTAAAACAAAAAAGAATCTATCGATTTATATTCCAAATCCTGATACTCATACAAATTTTCGCTTATATATTCTTTATTTATTGGGCAAGAAGATTCGATTGGAACCTATCTTTATTCAATTTTTGGAATGCAGTTTCGTTTGAGTTCCGTTTATCGTATATCATTTACATTCTGGTTTGTATTTTGATTCCGATCGTCGCCCTAAAATCCTTTCGGATTTCAAAGCAGATATTACCTGAAATCGCAAGACAAAAAGCGGTTCCGTATTTGAGTTGCATCTCTCTTTTGCTCTTTGGCGTCTTGATTTTAGTCTTCTTTTTGTTCTTAGGGAAAGGACTTGGGATTTCCGAAGATCCAGTTTTAGAAATGCAAAAAAGGCCCGTTCTATTTTACGGTTTTCTAATAGGAATTCAACTATTTGTCACGGCCGCGATTTTGGTCTTAGGGAAAGCTTTGATTTCATACGAGGTATTTACGGGAAGAATTCTTCCTAAGATGAGTTTAAAACAAGAATGGAGAAATGCAACTTTAGGATTTCTCGGGCTTTCCGGAATTTACACATTCTTAGCGCTCCTAAAAATTCAAAAAATCGAACTCTTTCTCTGCATATCTTATGTTTACATCGCCTCACGAACCTATCTTCTCAAAAGGAATAAGGATCTTCGATTGACGGAGAATTCTATTCTAAGATCGATAATGGTTCCGGACGAAGTTTCAAAAATTCCGACAGAAGAGGAAGGAAACATTCAGATACGATTCCAAAAATCCTTCGAAATCTTATGTTCTAAAATTTTAGAAACCTCGAAGGCATTTTTCGTAAACGAGAACAGAATCCCGTTTATACCAGACCTTTTTTTACAATTCCCGAATCAATCCGATCCCACAAAGAATCTTGAATTCAAATATTCTAATATTATTTTCGAAAAGAATGACATCGCTTATCTAAGCGATGAAAATATTTTCGGCTACGTTCTCTGCATAAAAGTAGAAAACGATCATTCCGGAAACGGTTTTTTATTTTTAGGACAAAAAGTAGACGGAGGCCTCTACGCAGAGGAAGAAATCGAAATCGCCAAAGCCGCCGTCGCCTGGATGTTAAATTCCCTTTTTGTAGAAAGCAACTCTCAAACCTTAAGCTCACTTCAAAGAAAGCATATGGAAGAACAAAAAATCGCCGATTACAGAACGAGGCAGATTCTCCACGACGAAATTCTTCCAGACATCCATTCTTCTATATTAGAATTATCGCAAGTATCGAGCATTCAAGTAATATCGGAACAAATTCAACTCTTAACGGATCTTCATAAAAAGGTTTCCGGTTTTTTAAGGGAATTGCCCGATACAAGTTTGGAAATTCAAAGACTCGGTTTGATTGATGCTCTGGTTCGACTTACGGGTTCAGAATTCGAGACTTCTTGGTTTGAGTGGGAATACGATTCAATACTCAAAGAGAATTTTCCGATAACAAAGCCTGAAATTTTAGAAATTCTTTTTTACGCGTGTAGGGAAGCGATTCGAAATGCAGTTCGTTATTCGGGTGAAGGAAACGATAAGAAGGTTTCGGTCTCTTTTAAAAAGAGGGAAGGAATTCTGATTCAAATCCGAAACAAAATTTTAAGAAAGGAAGCGAGCCTTCTTGAATCTGCGGGACAAGGACTTCGAATCCACAGCGCCCTCTTAAAAGTTTTCGGAGGTTATCTTACATTAGAATTATTGAATACAACGGATGCTGTAGTCGAGATATTTCTTCCTTTTCAAAAATAG